The Christiangramia flava JLT2011 region GTTTACGGGCTTACCAACGAAGAACTACTGAAAGACGAAAATATCGAGGTCGAAGCAGAGGAAGATATCTCTCTTGATTTTCTCCTGAGTTGTGTTCAGGAATTACCCGAACGCTACCGGCAGGTTTTTAACCTTTACGTGCTGGACGGTTATTCGCACCGGGAGATTTCAAAGATGCTCCAGATTTCTGAAGGAACCTCGAAATCGAACCTGGCAAGAGCCAGGCTGGCTTTAAAAGACAGAATAGAAAATCAACAGGAAGACCTCAATTCGGCCCATTCATTATGAAGGAAAAGAAGAACATAGACCGGTTATTCCAGGAGAAGTTCAAGGACTTTGAAAAGAGTCCTCAGGAGGATATGTGGAATAGGATTTCGGAAGAATTGGACAAGAAGGAAAAACCTTCCCGAGCGTTGATTATTCCGCTATGGTTAAAAGTAGGAAGCGTTGCCGCCATCCTGGCCATCATTCTTTCTACCGTGCTACTCCAGCAAAATAGCAACACCCCCGAAAAAACAGAACCGGGAATCGTTTACGACGAAGCGGAAAGCGAAACCAACCAGGAACAGCCAGCAAATGAACAAGCTGTTCCAGGTGAAGAAAACAATACCCAAATTGGGAATATTCCGGGTGAAAGTGGCAAATCGGCCACTGGGAACCATTCGTCAAGTCTGGCTGAGGAACATTCAGAAAATTCTGAAGCAGTTGGCAATACTTCCCGTCAATCCACTTCTTCGGAAAGCAGGACAGGCGGTACCGATAATACCAGCGCTCGTACTAATCAACAAATTGCGGCAGCGAATACTTCCGAAGAAAATTCAGAAAAAAACGAAAGAACCCAGAGTGCTGATCTTACCGGTTCGCGAGTGGCCAATACTACCACCAGTACAGAGAATTTTGAAAAAGAGAAATCCAGCAATATGCCGGAGCCTGGCCCGGAAAAAAAATCCGGCATCATTGCTGAAGCGCAAAATTCTAAAAATGAGCTGATCCAGGATTCGATCGCTTCCGAGGAATTGCTGAAGGAACCGGAAAGCCTGATTGCTGAAAATGAAGAAGACCCGTTACCGGAAGAGGACCTGGAAGAAGATCTTTCCGAAGCGACGAAAAAGAAATTTCAGCTTTCGACCTTCGCGGCTCCAATTTTCTATAAAAACCTTGGCTCTGGAAACGAGCTGGCCAACCAGTTCTCTTCTAATTCCAAAACTTCTGATGTGACCGTTTCCGTAGGAATGAAACTGGCATACCAGGTCTCGAAAAAGATCAAGATCAGGACCGGCGTGAGCAAACTGAGCGTAAATAATAATATTGAAGGAATCGCTTTTTCTCCATCGGCTTTAATGAACCAGGTCGAGAATATTTCACCTTCCGGTTCCGGCGATAATATCAACATCATTAATGCGCCAGCCCCGAACAGGACTGGCCCAGCAAGTGAGACAAACTCCAGTTCTTTTGGTTCGATGTATTCGTTAGCTTCCAATACGATCTACAATCCGGGAGAAATTCACCAGGAATTTGGCTTTATTGAAATTCCCCTGGAACTAGAATATGCCCTGGTGGACAAACGTTTTAATCTCAACCTTATTGGGGGTGCCAGTGGGCTCTTCCTGGATGACAACCGCGTGAGCCTTGTGACGGAAACCGCTTCGACGGAACTTGGAGAAGCCAGCAACATCAACAAAACGAGTTTTAGCACGAATGTGGGAATTGGACTGGATTATGAACTGAACCAGAATTTCAGCATTGGTGTAGAGCCTATTTTCAAGTATCAGCTCAACACGTTTTCCAACGTTAATAATGTACAACCGGTGAACTTTGGGATCTATTCAGGCCTCAGTATACGGTTTTAGGTATTAGAGCGAAGGATGCTGCAATTCCTGCAGGATGATGCCACGTACCTTTTCTTTCAGTTCCCGCTTATCTGCCGCCTGAAGATTTTTGGTTGGAATGAATTCATGGATCCGAACGCGTAATTTGCCCGGACCACCGGAAAGGAAGGTATAGGAAAAGCGCTTTTTAGTGTCGTGAAAAGTTAGCGGAACAATAGGGATCTGGTGTTCGATCGCCAGCCTGAAAGCCCCGTCTTTAAACTCGTCGAGTATAATAGTTTCATCATCTGGCACTCCTCCTTCCGGAAAAATGCACACACTATTTTGTTGTTTCAGCCTT contains the following coding sequences:
- a CDS encoding RNA polymerase sigma factor translates to MSLEKLIQLCKKQDRKAQEQLYRLYSAKLFGLCLKYSGGYAEAQDNLQDGFLTIFAKISQYNDSGSFEGWMKRIIINTALQKHRKQKVYGLTNEELLKDENIEVEAEEDISLDFLLSCVQELPERYRQVFNLYVLDGYSHREISKMLQISEGTSKSNLARARLALKDRIENQQEDLNSAHSL
- a CDS encoding PorT family protein, with amino-acid sequence MKEKKNIDRLFQEKFKDFEKSPQEDMWNRISEELDKKEKPSRALIIPLWLKVGSVAAILAIILSTVLLQQNSNTPEKTEPGIVYDEAESETNQEQPANEQAVPGEENNTQIGNIPGESGKSATGNHSSSLAEEHSENSEAVGNTSRQSTSSESRTGGTDNTSARTNQQIAAANTSEENSEKNERTQSADLTGSRVANTTTSTENFEKEKSSNMPEPGPEKKSGIIAEAQNSKNELIQDSIASEELLKEPESLIAENEEDPLPEEDLEEDLSEATKKKFQLSTFAAPIFYKNLGSGNELANQFSSNSKTSDVTVSVGMKLAYQVSKKIKIRTGVSKLSVNNNIEGIAFSPSALMNQVENISPSGSGDNINIINAPAPNRTGPASETNSSSFGSMYSLASNTIYNPGEIHQEFGFIEIPLELEYALVDKRFNLNLIGGASGLFLDDNRVSLVTETASTELGEASNINKTSFSTNVGIGLDYELNQNFSIGVEPIFKYQLNTFSNVNNVQPVNFGIYSGLSIRF